In Toxoplasma gondii ME49 chromosome X, whole genome shotgun sequence, a single genomic region encodes these proteins:
- a CDS encoding hypothetical protein (encoded by transcript TGME49_214410~Predicted trans-membrane domain (TMHMM2.0):40-60:111-134), whose protein sequence is MRGSVLVVTRTVDCRLSRFQGKCYFRQWPVSGTTRSHRTRGWYLTLLLPLQSAVMAHVLISSPSTVELDEETQVFTSLQNAALIPRDRRKTRTHVRLRRSRSGGTGSWKPLATRVLIVTFLVALAAVALRRYVLRTRSRSMSTVSQDSDISASPRETVLDDRARFRADDGGNEGEFAFPSSPVENVAAAVARLNHGSTTADEQPHRGGQADAALELLRPPTPSWGNQEAPEGVTGRITEAVAMPLPAIDSLGERPHNGEQASAALEPPGPATSPWGNEETPDGATGRITEAVAMPLPAIDSLGERPHNGEQASAALEPPGPATSPWGNEETPEGATGRITEAVAMPLPANDSFGERPHNGEQASAALEPPGPATSPWGNEETPDGATGRITEAVAMPLPAIDSLGERPHNGEQASAALEPPGPATSPWGNEETPEGATGRITEAVAMPLPANDSFGERPHNGEQASAALEPPGPATSPWGNEETPEGATGRITETVATSTVGSIAPAEQSHSGEQAGAVLEPPAAPKPWGILDAALEKVREEISKQQVQLHFAMRRGDSAEVDARKEMLLDLLKGRALLQSIPDEPGDGEIP, encoded by the coding sequence ATGAGGGGCAGTGTACTTGTTGTGACAAGGACAGTAGATTGCCGCTTGTCACGATTCCAGGGAAAGTGTTATTTTCGACAGTGGCCAGTGAGCGGGACGACGCGCTCACATCGTACACGTGGTTGGTACCTCACACTGCTCCTTCCACTGCAGAGTGCCGTGATGGCGCACGTGCtgatttcttctccgtctacGGTTGAACTCGACGAGGAAACCCAGGTTTTCACGTCTTTACAAAATGCCGCTTTAATTCCTCGcgacaggagaaagacaaggacGCATGTCCGCCTGCGTCGCAGTCGTTCCGGGGGCACTGGCAGTTGGAAACCGTTAGCCACGAGAGTTTTAATCGTGACGTTCCTAGTAGCGCTGGCAGCAGTCGCCCTTCGAAGGTATGTGTTACGCACGAGGTCTCGTTCGATGTCCACCGTTTCCCAAGATTCCGACATCTCAGCTTCTCCACGAGAAACGGTCCTCGACGACCGCGCACGATTCCGGGCAGATGACGGAGGCAACGAAGGGGAATTTGCCTTTCCCAGTTCGCCAGTCGAAAATGTCGCTGCAGCTGTGGCCCGTTTGAACCATGGTAGCACAACCGCTGACGAGCAACCACATCGTGGTGGACAGGCCGATGCAGCGCTGGAGCTACTACGACCGCCAACTCCCTCTTGGGGAAACCAAGAGGCTCCCGAGGGTGTGACGGGGCGAATCACAGAAGCTGTCGCCATGCCGCTCCCTGCTATCGATTCACTCGGCGAGCGACCGCACAATGGTGAACAGGCCAGTGCAGCGCTGGAACCACCAGGACCGGCAACTTCCCCTTGGGGAAATGAAGAGACTCCCGATGGTGCGACGGGGCGAATCACAGAAGCTGTCGCCATGCCGCTCCCTGCTATCGATTCACTCGGCGAGCGACCGCACAATGGTGAACAGGCCAGTGCAGCGCTGGAACCACCAGGACCGGCAACTTCCCCTtggggaaacgaagagactcCCGAGGGTGCGACGGGGCGAATCACAGAAGCTGTCGCCATGCCGCTCCCTGCTAACGATTCATTCGGCGAGCGACCACACAATGGTGAACAGGCCAGTGCAGCGCTGGAACCACCAGGACCGGCAACTTCCCCTTGGGGAAATGAAGAGACTCCCGATGGTGCGACGGGGCGAATCACAGAAGCTGTCGCCATGCCGCTCCCTGCTATCGATTCACTCGGCGAGCGACCGCACAATGGTGAACAGGCCAGTGCAGCGCTGGAACCACCAGGACCGGCAACTTCCCCTtggggaaacgaagagactcCCGAGGGTGCGACGGGGCGAATCACAGAAGCTGTCGCCATGCCGCTCCCTGCTAACGATTCATTCGGCGAGCGACCACACAATGGTGAACAGGCCAGTGCAGCGCTGGAACCACCAGGACCGGCAACTTCCCCTtggggaaacgaagagactcCCGAGGGTGCGACGGGGCGAATCACAGAAACTGTGGCCACGTCGACCGTTGGTAGCATAGCTCCTGCGGAACAGTCACATAGTGGGGAACAAGCCGGTGCAGTGCTGGAGCCACCAGCAGCACCAAAGCCGTGGGGAATTTTAGATGCGGCCCTCGAGAAGGTGCGGGAAGAAATTTCAAAACAACAGGTTCAACTACATTTTGCAATGCGTAGAGGGGACTCAGCAGAAGTTGAtgcgaggaaggagatgCTGCTTGACCTACTGAAGGGGAGGGCGTTGTTGCAGAGCATTCCCGACGAGCCTGGTGACGGAGAAATTCCTTGA
- a CDS encoding hypothetical protein (encoded by transcript TGME49_214420) — MLADFRGSENSPSIPRAGVFGSGARLRRLAEGGGEKESEEPSASAECVTSALAPFTASDTEGLTDQQQQTDELASSESVDQASANPWGDLEKALEAVGVQMTEVATPLALGSTTVETGQQQQSGEHGGAQMEDQLQPLPTRGIKMALENVQKRISQQHAQLLLALHEEGRHEIMWRKETLYVLLDEQVRLQQVIDEIDAANAQH, encoded by the coding sequence ATGTTGGCCGATTTCCGTGGCTCAGAAAATTCACCCTCTATTCCACGAGCGGGAGTCTTCGGTTCTGGAGCGCGACTCCGGAGACTTGCTGAgggaggcggcgagaaggaatcCGAGGAGCCCAGTGCGTCAGCCGAATGCGTCACTTCAGCTCTGGCCCCTTTTACCGCAAGTGACACAGAAGGTCTGACAGACCAGCAACAGCAAACTGATGAGCTGGCCAGTTCAGAGTCTGTTGATCAAGCATCGGCAAACCCGTGGGGGGACTTAGAAAAGGCTCTTGAGGCTGTGGGGGTGCAAATGACAGAAGTTGCAACCCCTTTGGCTCTTGGTAGCACCACCGTTGAGACAGGCCAGCAGCAACAATCTGGCGAACACGGCGGTGCACAGATGGAGGACCAACTGCAGCCATTGCCTACGAGGGGCATTAAAATGGCTCTCGAGAACGTGCAAAAACGGATCTCACAGCAGCACGCTCAACTACTCTTGGCACTTCATGAAGAAGGCCGACACGAAATCatgtggagaaaggaaacgctGTATGTGCTACTGGATGAACAAGTGAGATTGCAGCAAGTTATCGACGAGATTGATGCAGCAAATGCTCAACACTGA
- a CDS encoding hypothetical protein (encoded by transcript TGME49_214430), translated as MQSSTPPLILHRAAMAHALTSAPSTGVDLDMETEALTSSRGSLLVPGDRRKTRTLTRLLHDGPRSKGAWKPLGSRLFGVAFALTVTAIVLRRYAVCMRAQSMLADFRGSENSPSIPRAGVFGSGARLRRLAEGGGDKESEEPSASAECVTSALASLTLGSTSEEAGDVAPRDGGRTPTMQVATGRTQSRGLQDALVSAELGRHQSLLLNAIREECSRVAAQSSGMAAAVVKIQESLEAVLIRAADQHRSSREWLIDLLGVGFELLTRVEVSLLESERQILLEDLQEAGASGVEDASLAPAALLSQVEKCLQGEELMLASLQHTLQSSFARGPATWENVAKGLLRREEQRATARLQRRTQRLHDLIKLSQTRSRNAEEQLKDAKGEEAKKLLYTLGDMNNDIGLYQQQLSLCERAGKVPASPLGGQLADSSALIFVILKNQPTEEKPPPKPWESIERAIQDLTNKISREHAFILYAVSSGGKRAAGQRKAKLLHLLRQREQLQRILKQARGEGTDA; from the coding sequence ATGCAGTCGTCCACACCGCCACTTATACTGCACCGTGCTGCAATGGCGCACGCGCTGACTTCTGCTCCCTCTACAGGGGTGGATCTCGACATGGAAACTGAGGCTTTGACATCTTCACGCGGATCCTTGTTGGTtccaggagacaggcgaaagACAAGGACACTTACCCGCCTTCTTCATGATGGTCCGCGTAGTAAAGGCGCGTGGAAACCGTTAGGCTCGCGACTGTTTGGCGTTGCCTTTGCATTAACGGTGACGGCTATCGTTTTAAGAAGGTATGCAGTATGCATGAGGGCTCAGTCAATGTTGGCCGATTTCCGTGGCTCAGAAAATTCACCCTCTATTCCACGAGCGGGAGTCTTCGGTTCTGGAGCGCGACTCCGGAGACTTGCTGAGGGAGGCGGCGACAAGGAATCCGAGGAGCCCAGTGCGTCAGCCGAATGCGTCACTTCAGCTCTGGCCTCTTTGACACTTGGTAGCACATctgaggaggcaggcgaTGTGGCGCCTAGGGACGGAGGGAGGACTCCCACGATGCAGGTGGCAACAGGGCGGACACAGTCCAGAGGGTTGCAGGATGCGCTCGTGAGTGCCGAATTAGGGAGGCACCAGAGCCTCCTTCTCAACGCAATTCGTGAGGAGTGTTCACGTGTAGCTGCTCAGAGTAGTGGGATGGCCGCTGCAGTGGTAAAGATACAGGAAAGTTTGGAGGCAGTGCTCATCCGGGCTGCGGATCAACACCGTAGCTCGCGTGAATGGCTGATTGACCTGTTGGGTGTCGGTTTCGAACTCCTTACACGCGTTGAAGTCTCGCTTCTGGAGTCAGAACGCCAAATCCTTTTGGAGGATCTGCAGGAGGCAGGTGCTTCAGGGGTAGAAGACGCTTCACTGGCTCCTGCTGCACTCCTCAGTCAAGTGGAAAAATGTCTGCAGGGGGAGGAGCTCATGCTGGCGTCGCTTCAACATACGCTGCAGTCCTCCTTCGCTCGTGGACCTGCAACCTGGGAAAATGTAGCGAAGGGGCTcttgagaagagaggaacaacGAGCGACTGCAAGGTTACAGAGGCGAACTCAGCGACTGCACGACTTGATAAAGTTGTCACAAACCCGCTCACGCAACGCTGAAGAACAATTGAAGGATgcaaaaggagaggaggcgaaaaagcTCCTGTACACGTTAGGCGACATGAACAATGACATCGGGTTGTACCAACAGCAATTGTCACTCTGCGAGCGTGCTGGTAAAGTACCTGCAAGTCCGCTGGGTGGACAACTCGCGGATTCAAGTGCCCTGATCTTTGTTATCCTCAAGAATCAACCGACGGAGGAAAAACCCCCGCCAAAGCCGTGGGAATCCATAGAACGAGCTATCCAGGACTTGACGAATAAAATCTCGAGAGAACATGCTTTTATCTTGTACGCAGTCTCTTCTGGAGGCAAACGCGCAGCTGgtcagagaaaggcaaagcTACTTCACTTACTGAGGCAACGTGAGCAGTTGCAGAGAATTCTCAAACAGGCTCGTGGGGAGGGTACTGATGCGTGA
- a CDS encoding 4'-phosphopantetheinyl transferase superfamily protein (encoded by transcript TGME49_214440) codes for MNTELLSLTDEPVILVRLCDIRTLPATDALITKSENIIAAEEVSSALRYRQENDKRMALCSRLLQQCLLRGHSSRHRGSCLSPRSRVPLRHSTPSLHSPRLTASTRRPSCLLPRAAHALPEKIERQRSGQKPIWIPHAEERSPFIHFNVSHDTGLVVLSASRLLVGVDCMQVTVRGASSRSVADLLRAMDSQCVGRERPYVLGEDSDVSDEEKLRRFMKIWTMKEAFVKACGTGVYVDPARLECVLPEYDSPTACTPAPSLACPYTPEYDLNEDTHACSPGGKANPGQVLSGEGPTAVSTQETYKSLSLESDEDTGEDRPMVRIMMDGEEQKNFGFAWLDASVAPGFIICVCWGPVQAAQKKYLECMPEREREAIKAVTARRISRESEKRFSRDEGFPCKDAASCVYTGTSRLPRFDVRWVSGETLVQEPPVAPGKD; via the exons ATGAATACCGAGCTCCTTTCATTGACGGACGAACCCGTCATTCTAGTGCGTCTCTGCGATATACGGACACTTCCGGCAACGGACGCGCTGATCACGAAATCCGAAAACATCATTGCCGCAGAAGAAGTTTCTTCAGCTCTCAG ATACCGGCAGGAGAACGACAAGCGAATGGCTCTGTGCAGTCGTCTGCTACAGCAGTGCTTACTCCGCGGTCACTCCTCCAGACATCGAGGCTCGTGCTTGTCACCGCGATCACGTGTACCTCTCCGCCATTCCACGCCTTCTCTTCATTCTCCCCGTCTTACTGCTTCCACGCGCCGCCCATCTTGTCTGTTGCCGAGAGCCGCGCACGCGCTTCCGGAGAAAATCGAACGCCAGCGAAGTGGCCAAAAACCCATCTGGATTCCGCACGCGGAAGAACGATCGCCTTTTATTCACTTCAACGTCTCCCATGACACCGGTCTCGTCGTGCTCTCTGCGTCCCGTCTACTTGTTGGcgtcgactgcatgcaggtcaCGGTTCGCGGAGCGTCCAG TCGCTCGGTCGCGGATCTACTGCGAGCCATGGATTCCCAGTGCGTaggcagagagcgaccgTACGTCTTGGGCGAGGACAGCGACgtcagcgacgaagagaagctgagacGCTTCATGAAAATCTGGACGATGAAGGAGGCGTTCGTGAAAGCCTGTGGAACAG GCGTGTACGTCGACCCAGCACGACTCGAGTGCGTTCTGCCCGAATATGATTCTCCGACGGCGTGCACTCCCGCGccgtctctcgcttgtcCGTATACTCCAGAGTACGACTTGAACGAAGACACCCACGCATGCTCTCCAGGGGGGAAAGCCAACCCTGGTCAAGTGTTGAGTGGCGAAGGTCCCACGGCCGTGTCCACGCAAGAAACATACAAATCGTTGAGTCTAGAGTCCGATGAGGACACTGGAGAGGACCGACCAATGGTGCGCATCATGatggacggagaagaacaaaag AATTTTGGATTCGCCTGGCTCGACGCGTCCGTCGCTCCGGGTTTCATCATTTGTGTCTGCTGGGGTCCCGTGCAGGCGGCACAGAAAAAATACCTTGAGTGCATGCCCGAGCGAGAGCGCGAG GCAATAAAAGCAGTAACAGCGAGGCGAATCAGCAGGGAATCGGAGAAGCGCTTCTCGAGGGACGAGGGCTTTCCGTGCAAAGATGCCGCGAGTTGTGTATACACCGGGacgtctcgccttccgcgATTCGACGTTCGTTGGGTTTCAGGAGAAACGCTTGTTCAGGAACCGCCTGTCGCCCCTGGAAAAGATTAG
- a CDS encoding Ulp1 protease family, C-terminal catalytic domain-containing protein (encoded by transcript TGME49_214470), with translation MMYVDLPSKMERERQRCVLSFPRAPTPSLSASSESPQSHPPCCPPSSCASRVLLSSFSPHSPLSSVSYFSLASRRSLSASTPARRFLSSVSSASLPPPASSSHSSAFASCLPLREDGGSLSSRRSPAFALSAAALPCASALSTPAEPRLCMASQRVQSGNSLSTLSFYKESAASPLPHGLPTGSGRETVAHVSSRGVQTPMAAGAGSASPAFLPEVDEDLRSADCTRRKDSRDGVASADRQRRRSLCFDTSVATFSSSSRQAEEDFFRDRGEAPHERHPTQDTELEFFDAQERETDSPDSPVGETASLFWEAERDGSGSKLVTCSQMRQDGLKSDHDQAGEEAERQHRGGRERGGERRGGAQCGERDGNTEQLLGRHAFVSLLREENKRPGHKDDYLPAAASPAADRSKVPCTGGSSTSSFFAAGLLSTDGFQATAKKEATRRETVQEIQARQATIVRAAHGPLELYRSYAASLQQKLDLLHERERSARRILETLPDRREQLLSKLKVPPPPPLPLVPVRWNRRSPMRCDEEALVAAEALLTCSDPSAVLIDKFNIGLTAGQLECLYGSNWLNDEVINFYMQMLQERNKKQRALGQNIWKTFFFNTFFYAKLTGGHSADVTYDFASVRRWTRRQNVDIFAVDLILIPLHVNRLHWTLGVVDMRKGKRKIYFFDSLGGTNKTWFATMRRYLQDEHADKRGKPLEDIEEWCIPDDFASEKYTPQQANGFDCGVFICQMAECITDGRSFDFSQKDIPHIRRKMALQIVGGELDP, from the exons ATGATGTATGTTGACCTCCCGTcaaagatggagagagaacggcagCGGTGTGTACTCTCTTTCCCTCGAGCGCCTACACCTTCGTTGTCCGCCTCCTCGGAGTCGCCGCAGAGCCACCCACCTTGTTGCCCTCCCTCCTCTTGCGCCAGCAGAGTTCTGCTcagctctttctctcctcactctcccctgtcttctgtctcgtaTTTTTCGCTGGCCTCTCGCCGcagcctctctgcctcgacaccagctcgtcgcttcctctcttctgtctcctctgcgtcacTGCCCCCTCCTGCATCTTCCTCGCACTCCTCAGCCTTCGCGTCTTGCCTCCCTCTGCGGGAAGACGGAGGGTCTCTTTCGTCCAGGCGTAGTcctgccttcgctctctccgccGCCGCTCTGCCCTGTGCTTCCGCTTTGTCCACTCCCGCTGAGCCTCGTCTTTGTATGGCGTCTCAGCGTGTCCAGTCTGGTAACTCGCTATCTACTCTCTCCTTTTACAAGGAAagcgccgcctctcctctccctcacGGTCTCCCGACAGGCTCCGGTCGCGAGACCGTCGCTCACGTTTCATCGCGAGGCGTACAGACACCCATGGCGGCGGGAGCGGGCTCTGCGTcccccgcgtttctccccgAGGTGGACGAAGACCTCAGGTCTGCAGACTGCACCAGGAGGAAGGATTCGAGAGACGGTGTCGCCTCGGcggacagacagagacggcgtTCCCTCTGTTTTGACACCTCCGTCGCcacgttctcctcttcttctcgacagGCCGAAGAGGACTTCTTCCGAGACCGGGGCGAAGCTCCGCACGAGCGGCACCCCACCCAAGACACCGAACTCGAGTTTTTCGACGCACAGGagcgcgagacagacagtCCAGATTCCCCCGTAGGCGAGACCGCCTCGCTTTTTTGGGAAGCCGAGCGAGACGGTTCAGGAAGCAAGCTCGTAACATGTTCACAGATGCGCCAGGATGGCCTGAAGAGCGACCACGACCAAgctggcgaagaagcagagaggcagcaCAGAGGCGGGCGCGAGCGTGGAggggaacgaagaggaggtgCACAGTGCggcgaaagagacggaaaTACGGAACAACTTCTAGGACGACAtgcgttcgtctctctgctccgaGAGGAGAATAAACGTCCTGGACACAAG GACGACTATCTCCCCGCGGCGGCTTCGCCAGCTGCGGACAGGAGCAAGGTCCCCTGCACTGGCGGAAGTTCGACGTCTTCATTCTTCGCGGCAGGGCTGCTCTCGACAGATGGCTTTCAGGCTacggcgaagaaagaggcaacgcggagagagacagtccaGGAAATCCAGGCCCGTCAAGCGACGATTGTGCGAGCGGCACACGGACCTCTTGAGCTGTATCGATCCTATGCCGCGTCTCTTCAACAGAAACTG GATTTATTGCATGAGCGCGAGAGATCTGCCAGGAGGATTCTCGAGACGCTGCCCGACCGCAGAGAGCAGCTTCTGTCCAAGCTAAAAGTG CCGCCTCCACCGCCTCTCCCCCTCGTCCCCGTTCGCTGGAATCGCAGGTCGCCGATGAGATGCGATGAGG AGGCGCTGGTCGCAGCTGAAGCTCTGCTGACTTGTTCGGACCCCAGTGCGGTTCTCATCGACAAATTCAATATCGGCTTGACTGC GGGACAGCTCGAGTGTCTGTACGGCTCGAACTGGCTGAACGACGAAGTTATCAACTTTTACATGCAAATGTTGCAG GAGCGTAACAAGAAGCAACGCGCTCTGGGACAAAA CATTTGGAagaccttcttcttcaacaCTTTCTTCTACGCGAAGCTGACGGGCGGCCACAGTGCAGATGTCACCTACGACTTCGCCTCTGTTCGA AGATGGACGCGGCGGCAAAATGTGGACATTTTCGCGGTTGATCTCATCCTCATTCCCCTCCATGTTAATCGCCTTCACTGGACTCTCGGCGTCGTTGACATGAG gaaggggaagagaaaaataTACTTTTTCGACTCGCTCGGCGGCACGAACAAAACCTGGTTCGCAACCATGCGGAGATACCTCCAAGACGAGCATGCCGACAAACGGG GAAAGCCGCTCGAAGACATTGAAGAGTGGTGCATCCCCGACGACTTTGCTTCAGAG AAATACACGCCGCAGCAAGCGAACGGCTTTGATTGTGGAGTCTTCATCTGCCAAATGGCCGAATGCATCACGGACGGACGAAGCTTTGATTTTTCACAGAAAGACATTCCCCACATCCGCCGCAAGATG gctctCCAAATCGTCGGCGGCGAACTCGACCCCTga
- a CDS encoding replication factor a protein 3 protein (encoded by transcript TGME49_214480~Signal peptide predicted by SignalP 2.0 HMM (probability 0.991) with cleavage site probability 0.524 at residue 53) has product MPSWHAVLSPLSSASFLSFDAFCGLSSRLPSAVPGFPLFLILSLSAASPPCRCFSTMYAGIGDPSGGFGAPAYEKYPRGEETKTYRLVNGKFLPRYVSQPVRLLGFLKSLEESGSRLVFTTTDGVTVSCALASPSSEDAATMDKVLAVCGIVSAASPPLLTDAFFTPLGNELNSEQADEVVALAHHDFFSPFYSAATDAPAGHPH; this is encoded by the exons aTGCCTTCTTGGCATGCcgttctgtcgcctctctcgtctgccagttttctttcgttcGACGCTTTCTGCGGACTTTCCTCTCGGCTTCCGTCTGCTGTTCCAGgatttcccctcttcttgattctctccctctctgctgcttctccgccctgccgctgcttctccacgaTGTATGCCGGCATTGGTGACCCCTCCGGGGGATTTGGAGCTCCGGCGTATGAGAAGTACCCCCGtggcgaggaaacgaagacctATCG GCTCGTCAATGGAAAGTTCCTGCCCCGCTACGTGAGTCAGCCAGTGCGActcctcggcttcctcaAAAGCCTTGAAGAATCCGGATCTCGTCTTGTCTTCACAACCACCGATG GAGTGACCGTGTCCTGCGCCTTGGCGTCCCCCTCTTCGGAGGATGCAGCGACCATGGACAAAGTTTTGGCCGTGTGCGGAAttgtctctgctgcgtctcctccgctgCTCACAGACGCATTCTTCACCCCTCTGGGAAACGAGCTGA aCTCAGAGCAGGCCGACGAGGTCGTCGCCCTGGCGCACCacgacttcttctctccgttctaCTCTGCCGCCACCGACGCCCCCGCTGGGCATCCGCACTga